The stretch of DNA ttgtCATAATCGtgtatagtaataatacaacGAACAGTAATTGgatttaaagattattatcgtGACTACTGAAATCTCAGTGAATCCCTCGGTGAGGAAGAGAATTTGTGTGGTGCCTTTCTGTGATCTGTCACGCTCTGTTCACTTTTCACGCatgtacatacaaacacaAAACACACACTCATATATACGCTCACgtagttttctctttctttttctatgttaTTCATGGGTACACGTGAGTGCAACAAAGAAACAGACAGTAAATATGACAAAGGAAGAAGggaagcgaaagagagaaagggaaagagaaagagaaggagaaagagagacaagctAAAGAGGGATCATGGTGGTCGATGACGCCGGCAACGTCAGAAGATGTCGGCATCGTTGTTGTTGGTTGGTGGCTCGTGGGAGCGCCGTTTTAACCGCCTATTTCTCCCGCCACGTTATAACACCGCATGAAGCCGTCTCGCCGTCTCGCGTACAGATCGGTcagcatatatacatacaattcatatacatacacatatatatatataaatgtatgtatatatgtatgtatgtatgtatgtatatataaatgtagagtagtaacaaaaatttattaacattacccGTACTTCcttaaaaattctatatacaaaagaagaataatatttaacaatgttattttttttacttgattgcaaaataaaattaatgtaatttaatagaaacaatattatcatttgtaCGGGTATATATAATCGTCAGAGAAATATTGGAATGCTGAAGGAATTGTAGTTAATTAAAAGTAGAATCTTTTTTGTACGTCAATACTGTGAATGAAAAGCCATTGTACTTTCTATACAATGATATTGTCTTCGTTGAGTTCAGTGAACAGTGGAAACAGATTGGACTAGGTAAATGCACTTGGCAAACATTATTTTAAACCTGTCTCGTTCgagaaaattctttattttattttatgattctcaatatgtttctctttcgtttgttATTTACAGATAGGTATATTCTTTGTTTGATTTGAgaaataatatgtttatatgttaaatgtgtatataacgTGCAATGAACTTTCAACCTTCGAGATCCTGAAACCATGAgaccatttttctctttcatcgagTAAAACGTATTTTTAGTCGTCTGTTCTTCGACGCCATacaaaaggaggaaagagtgCAAAGCAACTTTatttcgaaaaacgaaacgaccAGTGCTCGAGGCATGGTCGAAAGCAACATGGACTATTTCTATCCTCCTGttgctgtctctctctctctctctctctctctctctctctctctctctctctctctctttctctctttctcttttatctttcatttgatatgcaaaaatacattatatcaCGATATAGCTtgccttctcttctttcacaAAATACTCATTCTCTtggaaagaatttatttaaattttattaacactTCATTTCAGAGTATATCGATTAGATTTCAACGTGGAAAGAACATCAATCGTAGTAGTAACATAATCAACGGCTATCCGAAGCAACCCCTCGAACAGACAGAAGATGACTCATCTCACTGATCGTTCCCAAGTAATTTTCGATTCACTTATAAGCGATCTCAGAGAAgccataaaaaaaagatataaagaaaaagatgcgCGGCTTGTAAAAACAAATGGGTTCTAtgtttcattaataatgtatttattgatCTATAAAGTATCGATGTAAGTGCTACCACactatttcctctctctttctttctctctctcttttatctttctttgattattataCTACATACTCTAACGCAAGTCTTCCCAAACTTTTATGTGACTAGATCTACTTTCGAATCATTATTTCTTGTGACTCGCTCGAAATTATAATTCCCGTTAAGAAAGTTGATTTtgataaacaattttaaattgaTTGAATCTAAATTTGCGAACTGAGAAAAATTCAGacacaaataataaatctcaTTTGATCTTTGACTGAATCGATTTTAAATTGTTTGTCCGACGATTCAAGAATTcttataatgaattaatgtaaactatttttatagtttaatACTTAAGCGATCCATTAACAGATTACGATCTATACTGTAGATATCTTCGATCTAACATAacttcgaagaaaaagaaagaatgaatataaagaaataaatgataaaaatatgtatatatatattttttttttttctgtttacgGATAGTAgagtaagtaaaaaaaagaaaaagcaaaaaaaaaaaaaaagaaaaagatttcaagGATACTTCTatagaaatgtttttcttaGCGAATTACGAACAAACGTGAAATGAAATACGTATCGTCCAACTCATCGATTGCaacataaaaaagatagaagatatCTGTCATCGATTAGATAAAGAAAtgtacttttttcttaattagcAAAACACAAGATAAATGAATCTGAAGAAGAAGGCAGGTCAATCGTATGGAATTCTAttaatgaacattttttttaatttgaactATTACAAATATCCTGGATTATAAATATCGAAGTTCAACTAATTGCTCGTTCCAACtaagatttttttaataacacttAACTGATTTTGTACGTTTATATAAGTACAAGATACATGTGTATTAATTAACttagaatgtaaaatatttacatagtaGTATAAAGTGATATCTATATCCTATGAAGACTAAAGCCAAAGTCAAAAAGGTTCTCTAAATGACCCGTtaatatagtaaataaaaattacaggtgatataattaattaatattacaggGGCACATACGATGCGTGTGactgatcgatcgattcaatATAGACACTTGCGTTGCACTCGGTTGACCTCTCTAACTACTGCCCTGACCTTTCTCTAAAGgctatattatgatattatttttagcaAAAAAAGTTCAAtgaggatataaaaaaaaaaaaggaagaaagaaaaaaaaacgaagtatGTGTGAACGCatcaaataacaatattattacaagtaaaagaaaaaaaattatgtagaaAATTTCTATCGCAATATCTAATATCTCTCTCATAATCTCTCATtcgtaaacaaaattatagatataaaaaaggaaaaaaaaagaagaaagaaatctcttccattttatacaataataaggaaGATGACCTGCGgataatatatcttataaagatttttcaaaaaagcggatattataaaatcttatttcAAAGATCGAAGCTATTTCCTCGTTTTGATGAGACCTCgaagaaactaaaaaaaaaaaaattgtcttgCATAGGTGAAACGTCATTCACGTACAACCTCGATTCATTTCCTTCGAAGGATAAAATGTTGTGTCAGGATTTTGAAATGTATCCAACAACGGAATCGCTCCTATTTCATTGCAACATGCGATTTCTaacatatatcatttatattgcaTATAAGCATTTTATAAAAGCAAAACAGGAAGACAATTAAGCAGctatgcatttatataatgTGCCAatgttttatcaaaattatcttcaacaaaattactttttctttctcaagattttaatcttttttgttGCGTCGCGTTACAATTCGAATTCACGTGGAAattcaaacaaaaatatatatatatatatatatatatatatatatatatatataaaatttcgttTAGCATTAAAAATGCTACATACGCGACTCTAgttgacgataaaaatttgacaatataaacaattaatcaATACGAAAACTTACCGAAAAAAACTGATGAGATGGATCCTGAAAGTCCAGGCGCCTTTTCCtctttgtttattcttttccttttcttctataaGTTgccttagaaaatttttaaagttactacgataatatttaatacgaataaaaatgtgataacactgtcataattaatatttaagattaaataattaattaacaatgcattaacaaatttttgcaTATATTTCAGACGAGAAAAAACTAATAGAGAAGCATATCAAGATAATAGTAGCAATGTATCGTATCAGGAAGTTAGTTGAAACCTTTCGACACGGAGAAGGTTCGTAGAACACTacaggagaaggagagaactGAGCGTGACTATGGCACATCAATGGAAGTAAGCCGGCGATCACCCCCACGCATCGGACCATTGCGCATCCGTTATACGCACGTGCATATCGGCTTGGTCCGATGAATTCTAGCAAAGGTAGACTCTTTCATTGATCGAAGTTCATCAAAATGAGCATGAATTTTTACATCTAGTCATATAAAGTTGTTATACGTGAcgatatactatatactacGGTATCGAACTTTGTACTAAAATTTTctcctgtttttcttttttttttttttatactcaataatactttattatcTGTTTAGTAAAacacaatgattataatatatagattaaaaaaatatatatatatatagactccataaggagataaaaaaaattagttcGCTCGGTAAGAAAACGTAAATcgtatttataaattcattcgatctttttcttgagctaaataattattttgtaaataatcattatctCGCTTcgacttttgttttttgtaatTGACGTATTACCTagaatatcaaaattatttatcatggCGATATTGAGATTAATTGgaaaattgatcgattatCTCACCGTCTTTGCATCTTCGAGACTCATGGGAACGTATTTCTCGTTAATTATCTGTACTAAGTTACTACGAACTTGATAGAAAATGTATTGATCTTTGAGCCATTGTCTTATCGTAGCAAGTTTTTCATCAAATCCGTTGTAAGGATCTTCTTTCGTTAATTCAAAATTCCtatctataaattaaaaaaaaaaaaaaaaaatgaaataaaacgaagcaTGAACATGTAACATAAGGATTATAGTTATCGAAGAAACATTTTACCAGGACGTATATAGTTGATAATGTTTGGAAAATCGAGAGGTTTGAACAAAACTGGATCTAATTTCTTAGAAGAAGAATTATCGTAAAACCGAAGTTCACCGACAAGTTTTGATATTTGTTTTTGAAGACGATACATTTGTTTGATATCGAATctagagaattttttttcgttaaaatctGTTGTCTTATCGATTCTTGAGGATCTATGTGattttgtccttttctttttccgtttagtctgttataatttataaaaataataacatattaaatgTTCATCATGATCGATAATGAATCAATATAGAGACATATTGTAACAAGgtggaaaattatttttataattttatcgtaccGCAGATCGTAGATTATTATTCGTCCGATGAAAACGATCATTATTAGAAGATATCATTATAATGTTAGAATCTTCATCTTTATCGgataatttctttcctttctcatcGCCATTTCGTTGCTCgttattttcaaaaagaatCGTTTTGTCATCTAgagaattgtttatttttttaatatcattcatcAACGTCAAGTTTGGCGATCGACGATTACTCTTCGATGTTGCTAAAGATTCTGTCTTATCACTCTTAGAagaatctttgttattatccttcgtTGTTGATGGAcgacgtttatatttttttttatgacttcGCGAAGACATCTCTGTCTGTTTCGACGATCTTAATAATTGAACAGGTGTAATTTCGCTTACGTCCCCTTCAATACTTTCAATTGTTTTAACATAATTCGATAATTCTTTGTTAAGACCTATTTCACATTCACTAgtgttttctattaatttcggTGGTACCAACTCGACAATCTGTTTTTCacttgtaaatataaaaataaatattgaaaagaatatttaaaatattattttgtaaacatttgaaaaaaaaaattttatatcattcacGTACCTTGAATTATCTGCTTCCTGTTGTTCACGTATAAAATCCTTTTTAGATATAATATCAACTTTCTTCACGCCAAATCTCGTGTTCTCATCTATAGttttctcttcctcatcctccGAATTAAACGACTCATTCGTGGATAACGGATCATCGTTTGTTTTCATCGTTGATAATATCGTACTCGATGCTTCTTCGAAAGTATCATTGACATAGCTTAATGCTTGCTCAACAGGCAACGAATCAAATTCTTCTATTTCTGATAAAATTTTCGAAGTACTATATTCCCTATCAACTTGTAAAACTTCGACGATAatctctttatcttcgttatccattttaatttccttttccgacatttcttctttattttcgttaatttcaatactttcatttttatcaatattagaAACTACTTTTTCATTAGATCTCGTTGAGATATTCTCATTGGTTTCGATCAATGAAGATGacgtattattagaaaattcttCATCTATGTTATTCGCCGATTTTGTTTCTACGTCAATCACAATAATCGAAGAATCTTTATCATTTGTTGTAGAACGtgaaatatattcttcttctacctCTTCCACTTCTATTTGTGTTTTTGGCATTCTCACGTCGAGTTTAGATTTTAAAGGAATTTTAagattattcaattttttgttttctcttataGAATGTTCCATCGACGGACTTGTTAATGCACTTTCCGTACTCGAGTTCATTATGTacatttcctcttttctcattttatattttttatcgatttcctTCAAACGCATCAGCGCTGCAGTTGCCTTAGAATGCAACATTTTTCTACTTCACTTAGAGATTTAATGCGTGAatgaaattaagaaattaaaattttttatttgaagggTTACTCGATTGAAATAACACTGACGCCATAATGCTTTTGCAAGTACGTAACTATGGTAACATTATGCTCTAACATGACAACATTTTAATcgcatacatttttttttttttaaaaagaaaagaaaagaacaaatgtttaacaatatttaagcGCATATGTGTATTTTATcgtgatttatttttcaattaataattgatgtatgatttaaaataacgatatttatttaccAACActtgcaataatattttaattactttatttattaatctcacttttttatttttaagcaATCACAGCCTAAGAAGtaaacgtttaattaaaattcgtattttactatatataaatttcaatgttaaaatctaaatttgaattaaattcgaaataaGATGGTTGCCTTCGAAAGAACCAATCAAGACTTTCTTTATGATACGAATCTCTACGTACTTCctgtttatatttaaatactatATTCGTTCTgtacaattaaaaatagaaaaaaaaattaattaattaattaattattcgatcgtaaaaaaataaatgatcttatgattaatcgatcatttataaatataaaataattaaaaataaatgaaatttgaaattcaCTCTGTTATATcgacaaaagataaaagacgAAGAATGGCAGCACTATAGTTTGTTTGTTGGTAGATTACGGTGGGGGTACTACGATCGCTCGAGCGTGGTCGGAGCCAATTGGTTGAGACATTCCCGCCAATCAGCACTCTCCATCTGTCTATCCCAACGGATGCTAAACTTACCAACCACATCCGTCGTAGAGACATTATCGGGTAGATCATTGTGAAGTAAACGTCTTCGTCGAACGGACTCTCGTCGTTCCGGCGTCTAAAAATGCGACACCtttgctcttttcttttcgtcctgACGATTTCCTTCGTCACAGCGGAAATCTACTTCGAGGAAAAGTTCACCGATGGTGAGTTTAACGTACGAACACAATCAgttgtcgaaaaaaaaagaaagaatgaaataagaaaaagaaaagaagaacgacgCCTCCTATCTCTCTATATTCTCGTTACTCATTTCCATTTCACACAAACGATCTTCTTTCTTAAGTGGACCTTGGGAAAAACTCAATACCCACCATTTGCATCGTTTCTTAATAAGAACCACACCCTTCTAACTTTTCCTATTTGACTTACGATTTTTATGCTTTAAATAACCGGCCTTATGTCGACTACTCCAGTctatcactttctctctctatatatatatgtatatatgtatatatatatatatatatatatatatatatatggatgagaatttaaaaaaaaatctttcaccTAATAGGCGCGAGAGAATCGTTCGAACTTTCCCCTTTACAATTTGTTCATTTAACTCgtcatacgtatgtacttatacataattaatgaTCTAACTGATCTACGATTGATAAggtattttaatattcaatatgaTCCGTGCATACGTGTCTCTATTGACCATATCAATCATTAAGATGAATATCACTTTTGTGGAAAATTGCCTCGTGGCAGACaatcacatatatattcacatttaTTTGAAATCATTAAATCGATTTCGTATATTCCAGAACGGCTTagattaaagatattttttttaatgttttatgcataaataatttctaatgtattcaaaaaaaaaaaaaaaaaaaaaaagtatatttagaAATCATGTCAATGTTAGAAagtacatttttattcttgaagAATTCcaattacttttttcaatgatattttattatatcatgttATTAATTTCGCATGTGACAGATTCGTGGGAAAAGAATTGGGTATATTCTGAACATCCAGGAAAAGAGTTTGGAAAATTTGTCTTAAGTCATGGCAAATTTTGGAATGATCCAGAAAATGATAAAGGTATATttcacaaatattatttcattgcattattttaatatcacatatttaatactttttttattaaaattgtaaacataaataaatacaaatattatttttttttataggtatCCAAACTTCGCAAGATGCTAGGTTTTATGCTTTGAGCAGAAAATTTACACCATTTAGTAATAAAGATGAAGACCTTGTTATTCAATTTACTGTTAAACATGAACAGAATATTGATTGTGGAGGAGGATACGTCAAAGTATTTGATTGCAAATTGGATCAAAAAAATATGCATGGAGAAACACCATACGAGATTATGTTTGGTaagaattcattaataatcaCGAAAGCCGAGCCTAAGAGTCACTGGTCAAATCATATGTGAGTGGCAAGTGCTGTAGGAACTCGGAAAGTAATAGTCTTACTTATGCACTGGTATATCACAATGGTATCCCAGTTACCAAAAAAAGATACAGTTTTGCTTTTactatagtattatatatatgtatatatatatatatatatatatatatatatatatatatatatatatatagatttattttcttattctttataatcgtcTAAACCACATTTTTATAGGACCTGATATCTGTGGACCGGGTACCAAGAAAGTTCATGTTATCTTCAGTTACAAAGgcaaaaatttgttaattaacaaAGATATCCGATGCAAAGATGATGTTTACACACACTTGTACACTTTAATTGTTAAACCCAATAATACTTACaaggtaattataatttcaaagttatttgtaaattttatataaaagaaataacgagcCTAGAGTCACAAATCCttgatagatataataaaggaTGGGTGCTATAGGatctcgaaaagaaaagattatcttgcttaattattatacataagtTTTTAATTGcttattgtatttaaatagCAAAGGTCaacattcattattaattatataaaatattattttacacagATCTTTtggattttataaaataattcatattttatgtattacattttatattaggTTTTAATCGATAATGAAGAAGTAGAAGCTGGAGAATTAGAAGCCGATTGGGATTTCTTGCCGCCAAAGAAAATCAAGGATCCATCACAAAGTAAACCTGAAGATTGGGATGATAAACCCACTATTCCTGATCCTTCTGACACTAAGCCTGAAGATTGGGACAAACCTGAACATATTCCTGATCCAGAAGCTACTAAGCCAAAAGATTGGGATGATGAAATGGATGGAGAATGGGAAGCTCCTATGATCGACAATCCTGAATATAAGGGTGAATGGAAACCAAAACAAATTGACAATCCAAACTACAAAGGACCTTGGGTTCATCCCGAAATCGATAATCCAGAATATATTCCTGATCCTGAGTTATattcaagaaaagaaatatgtagtATTGGGTTTGATCTCTGGCAAGTTAAATCTGGTACAATCTTCGATAATGTTTTAATCACAAATGATCCAGAAGCAGCTCGTAGATTCGGCGAAGAAGTTTGGAAACCTACTATTGTAAGTAACAtgctatttatattatttcatttaaaaaaaaaataacattgtgATGACTCTGTAATAGATCTGATTTAAATGAAAGACAAATAACCGGAATTCCTCGTTACTGATTATATTATGCATCATTAattaagtaaatttttatttcttatatttttaattaacaaatgttTATCTGTATATTACAGGAaggtgaaaagaaaatgaaggaagcactggatgaagaagaaaggaaacagagagagaaggaaactAAAGAGTCTGAGGATAGTaaggatgatgatgaagacgaagatgctgatgaagaagaaaataccGTTCCAGATGTAGAGGTatgtgatataaaataatattattaaaatatttgctgTTTTTATACGagctcttcttttcttttatttatctatttttattttttttttatttttttttttttatgtaattttgaGAATATATACCATGATGAGAAAGACTATTTTCTGATTAcctgaaagataaaatagtggAATTCCTCGTTActgaacaaatatttttattacatcaattatcattgtttttattatttaaattaattaaatttacttcttttgctttttcagGAACACGatgaattgtaaatatttgtgTTGGTTGACACAAGCATAGACTGTATTCCAGGAGCTGTGTGGCTGCAACATGCACTAACTCTCACGGGcacaaaattattcttaaaaagaaatttgcatAATACAACACAAATTGGGTGCTCTGCGATAATTTATACTTCATTCTTAATCAGATGAAACTTCCTATTACATCTTAGAACATCAAAGGATGATGATTTTTGTGGACGTTAAAATCAGAAAGTCTTTGGTCTCTATAAAATCGTGAAGTATTACGTATCTTGTGCAAA from Vespa crabro chromosome 11, iyVesCrab1.2, whole genome shotgun sequence encodes:
- the LOC124427933 gene encoding putative uncharacterized protein DDB_G0291812, with protein sequence MLHSKATAALMRLKEIDKKYKMRKEEMYIMNSSTESALTSPSMEHSIRENKKLNNLKIPLKSKLDVRMPKTQIEVEEVEEEYISRSTTNDKDSSIIVIDVETKSANNIDEEFSNNTSSSLIETNENISTRSNEKVVSNIDKNESIEINENKEEMSEKEIKMDNEDKEIIVEVLQVDREYSTSKILSEIEEFDSLPVEQALSYVNDTFEEASSTILSTMKTNDDPLSTNESFNSEDEEEKTIDENTRFGVKKVDIISKKDFIREQQEADNSSEKQIVELVPPKLIENTSECEIGLNKELSNYVKTIESIEGDVSEITPVQLLRSSKQTEMSSRSHKKKYKRRPSTTKDNNKDSSKSDKTESLATSKSNRRSPNLTLMNDIKKINNSLDDKTILFENNEQRNGDEKGKKLSDKDEDSNIIMISSNNDRFHRTNNNLRSATKRKKKRTKSHRSSRIDKTTDFNEKKFSRFDIKQMYRLQKQISKLVGELRFYDNSSSKKLDPVLFKPLDFPNIINYIRPDRNFELTKEDPYNGFDEKLATIRQWLKDQYIFYQVRSNLVQIINEKYVPMSLEDAKTVIRQLQKTKVEAR
- the LOC124427966 gene encoding calreticulin — translated: MRHLCSFLFVLTISFVTAEIYFEEKFTDDSWEKNWVYSEHPGKEFGKFVLSHGKFWNDPENDKGIQTSQDARFYALSRKFTPFSNKDEDLVIQFTVKHEQNIDCGGGYVKVFDCKLDQKNMHGETPYEIMFGPDICGPGTKKVHVIFSYKGKNLLINKDIRCKDDVYTHLYTLIVKPNNTYKVLIDNEEVEAGELEADWDFLPPKKIKDPSQSKPEDWDDKPTIPDPSDTKPEDWDKPEHIPDPEATKPKDWDDEMDGEWEAPMIDNPEYKGEWKPKQIDNPNYKGPWVHPEIDNPEYIPDPELYSRKEICSIGFDLWQVKSGTIFDNVLITNDPEAARRFGEEVWKPTIEGEKKMKEALDEEERKQREKETKESEDSKDDDEDEDADEEENTVPDVEEHDEL